In the genome of Massilia sp. PAMC28688, one region contains:
- a CDS encoding peptidylprolyl isomerase gives MYLATRTIAALTATLAMTAYAPAACATEKPPSVRPPPPKPTVADVIKASKASEWRALDPENTLYMHTAAGRVIIELAPTFAPNHVANIKTMVREGYFDGLAIIRSQDNWVVQWGDPDEKNPRPMKTAKATLKGEFTIPMKNDSAFTRLPDPDGYAPQVGHSNGFPSARDPKTGRAWLAHCYGMVGVGRDNDADSGGGSALYAVIGHAPRHLDRNITVVGRVISGMPMLSTLPRGAGAMGFYDKPEQNVPITSVKVAADVPPAERSRFEVMRTDSASFKAAVEAQRNRGGPWTVVPAGHIDLCNAPIPVREQK, from the coding sequence ATGTACCTAGCCACCCGCACCATCGCAGCCCTCACCGCCACCCTGGCCATGACAGCCTACGCCCCGGCCGCGTGCGCCACCGAAAAGCCGCCCAGCGTCAGGCCGCCGCCGCCAAAGCCGACCGTGGCCGATGTCATCAAGGCCTCCAAGGCCAGCGAATGGCGCGCGCTGGACCCGGAAAACACGCTGTACATGCACACAGCGGCCGGCCGCGTGATCATTGAACTGGCGCCCACCTTTGCCCCCAACCATGTGGCCAACATCAAGACCATGGTGCGCGAAGGGTATTTTGACGGCCTGGCCATCATCCGCTCGCAGGACAACTGGGTGGTGCAGTGGGGCGACCCGGATGAAAAGAACCCCAGGCCCATGAAGACGGCCAAGGCCACGCTCAAGGGCGAGTTCACCATCCCCATGAAGAACGACAGTGCCTTTACCCGCCTGCCGGACCCGGACGGCTATGCACCGCAGGTGGGCCACTCCAACGGCTTCCCGTCGGCGCGCGATCCCAAAACAGGCCGCGCATGGCTGGCCCACTGCTACGGCATGGTGGGCGTGGGCCGCGACAACGACGCTGACAGCGGCGGCGGCTCGGCCCTGTACGCCGTCATCGGCCATGCCCCGCGCCACCTGGACCGCAATATCACCGTGGTGGGCCGCGTCATCTCCGGCATGCCCATGCTCTCGACCCTGCCGCGCGGGGCCGGGGCAATGGGCTTTTATGACAAGCCGGAACAGAACGTGCCCATCACGTCGGTCAAAGTGGCGGCCGACGTGCCGCCGGCAGAGCGCAGCCGGTTTGAAGTCATGCGCACCGACAGTGCCTCGTTCAAGGCGGCGGTCGAAGCGCAGCGCAACCGCGGCGGCCCGTGGACCGTGGTCCCGGCCGGGCACATCGACCTGTGTAATGCGCCCATCCCCGTGCGCGAGCAAAAATAG
- a CDS encoding D-hexose-6-phosphate mutarotase, with protein sequence MTTIATTTVGTLPAVRITAPDGAQATVTLYGAHLVSWISADGKERLFCSTRSALDGSRAIRGGVPVIFPQFAERGSGMRHGFARVSTWRLADSGVDEEGVFAVFALTRTDLAPDIAAGFPHGFELRLKVTLEQQRLSLGLDVRNTGDDEFAFSAALHTYFAVDAQDGAAIHGVGDDALAISDKHDEIYRDVAGAIALSHAGGKLLLNQSSFTDAVVWNPGAADAASLSDLEDDEYRRFVCIEPAVIAPLTLKPGGAWRGDHSIDAV encoded by the coding sequence ATGACAACCATCGCCACGACGACCGTGGGCACCCTGCCCGCGGTCCGCATCACCGCACCGGATGGCGCACAGGCCACCGTGACCCTGTACGGCGCCCATCTGGTCTCCTGGATCAGCGCCGACGGCAAGGAGCGCCTGTTTTGCAGCACCCGCTCGGCCCTTGACGGCAGCCGCGCCATTCGCGGCGGCGTGCCGGTCATCTTTCCCCAGTTCGCTGAACGCGGCAGCGGCATGCGGCATGGCTTTGCCCGCGTGTCCACCTGGCGCCTGGCCGACAGCGGCGTGGACGAAGAAGGCGTGTTCGCCGTGTTCGCACTGACCCGCACCGACCTGGCGCCCGATATCGCGGCCGGCTTCCCGCACGGCTTTGAGCTGCGCCTGAAGGTGACGCTGGAACAGCAGCGGCTCTCGCTGGGCCTGGACGTGCGCAACACGGGCGACGATGAATTCGCGTTTTCAGCAGCCCTGCATACCTACTTTGCAGTCGATGCGCAGGACGGCGCAGCCATCCACGGTGTGGGCGACGATGCGCTGGCCATCAGCGACAAGCACGATGAGATTTACCGCGATGTGGCAGGTGCCATCGCCCTGTCCCACGCCGGCGGCAAGCTGCTGCTCAACCAGAGCAGCTTCACCGATGCCGTCGTATGGAATCCCGGCGCGGCCGACGCGGCCAGCTTGTCCGACCTGGAAGACGATGAATACCGGCGCTTCGTGTGCATCGAACCGGCCGTCATCGCGCCGCTCACTCTCAAGCCGGGTGGCGCCTGGCGCGGCGACCACAGCATCGATGCCGTGTGA
- a CDS encoding VTT domain-containing protein, translating to MDLMQIFDLIMKVELSTLLSQYGVYVYAVLFLIIFSETGLVVLFFFPGDTLLFIAGAACATGEMNYFFLMALLIAAAVLGNTLNYHIGKRIGQRAYTHNYRWVNKDALQKTHNFFEKHGGKTIILARFVPVVRTFAPFVAGVSEMTQSRFQFYNITGAALWVVSLVSAGYLFGNTPIVRDNLTTIVMIGVAAAVVPVALGGLYKFGRKMLSR from the coding sequence ATGGATCTGATGCAAATCTTCGACTTGATCATGAAAGTCGAGCTGTCTACCCTGCTGAGCCAATACGGTGTGTACGTGTATGCAGTGCTGTTCCTCATTATTTTCAGCGAGACCGGCCTGGTCGTGCTGTTCTTCTTTCCTGGCGACACGCTGCTGTTCATTGCCGGCGCTGCCTGCGCCACGGGCGAAATGAATTACTTCTTTCTGATGGCGCTGCTGATCGCCGCTGCAGTGCTGGGCAATACGCTCAACTACCACATCGGCAAACGGATCGGCCAGCGCGCATACACGCACAACTACCGCTGGGTCAACAAGGATGCCCTGCAAAAGACCCATAACTTTTTTGAAAAGCACGGCGGCAAGACCATCATCCTGGCCCGCTTCGTGCCCGTGGTGCGGACCTTTGCCCCCTTCGTGGCCGGCGTGTCCGAAATGACCCAGTCGCGGTTTCAGTTCTATAACATCACGGGCGCAGCCCTGTGGGTTGTCAGCCTCGTCAGCGCCGGCTACCTGTTCGGCAATACGCCGATCGTGCGTGACAACCTGACCACCATCGTCATGATCGGCGTGGCGGCGGCCGTGGTACCGGTGGCATTGGGCGGCCTGTACAAGTTCGGCCGCAAGATGCTTTCCCGCTAA
- a CDS encoding carbonic anhydrase, translating to MRHIFALIACSLAVTTAAAADPAPALGPAAPATASKAGEPSIKPALPSIRPGKPSRATAAALAAEEAEAEAELSAKIAARLAAMRANQKARAAAAAKARKAAEARKAAALVAAAEPAVKPYHGNHWSYEGETGPANWGRNPAWSKCGTGNRQSPIDLRDGMKVDLEQISFDYRPSSFNVVDNGHTIQVNVGHGNSISLQGRSYELQQFHFHRPSEERINGKGFEMVVHLEHKDVEGRLAVVSVMLERGRAQDMIQTVWNNLPLEKHDIVTPAIVLNPADVLPLRREYFTYMGSLTKPPCSEGVLWLVMKEPVQASPAQMALFARLYPLNARPIQAHSGRVVKESN from the coding sequence ATGCGCCACATATTTGCCCTGATTGCCTGCAGCCTCGCCGTCACGACGGCGGCCGCGGCCGACCCTGCGCCCGCGCTCGGCCCCGCCGCCCCGGCCACCGCGTCCAAGGCGGGCGAGCCGTCCATCAAGCCCGCCCTGCCATCGATCCGGCCGGGCAAGCCATCCAGGGCCACCGCCGCCGCCCTCGCTGCCGAGGAGGCCGAAGCCGAAGCCGAACTGTCGGCCAAGATTGCCGCCCGCCTGGCCGCCATGCGCGCCAACCAGAAGGCCCGGGCCGCGGCCGCCGCCAAGGCGCGCAAGGCAGCCGAGGCGCGCAAGGCCGCGGCGCTTGTCGCGGCCGCGGAACCGGCAGTCAAGCCCTATCACGGCAACCACTGGTCCTACGAAGGCGAGACCGGTCCCGCCAACTGGGGGCGCAACCCGGCCTGGAGCAAGTGCGGCACCGGCAACCGCCAGTCGCCGATCGACCTGCGCGACGGCATGAAGGTGGACCTGGAGCAGATTTCGTTTGATTACAGGCCATCGTCGTTCAACGTGGTCGACAACGGCCATACCATCCAGGTCAATGTCGGCCACGGCAATTCGATCTCGCTGCAGGGACGCAGCTACGAGCTGCAGCAGTTCCACTTTCACCGGCCCTCGGAAGAGCGCATCAACGGCAAGGGGTTCGAGATGGTGGTCCACCTGGAACACAAGGATGTGGAAGGCAGGCTGGCGGTGGTCTCGGTCATGCTCGAACGCGGCCGTGCCCAGGACATGATCCAGACCGTGTGGAACAACCTGCCGCTGGAAAAGCATGACATCGTCACGCCCGCCATTGTCCTCAATCCGGCCGACGTGCTGCCGCTGCGCCGCGAGTACTTCACTTATATGGGTTCGCTCACCAAGCCGCCCTGCAGCGAGGGCGTTCTGTGGCTGGTGATGAAGGAGCCGGTGCAGGCCTCGCCGGCCCAGATGGCGCTGTTTGCGCGCCTCTATCCGCTCAATGCACGGCCCATCCAGGCCCACTCGGGCCGCGTGGTCAAGGAATCAAACTAG